TCGACGTGGTGCGCAAGGTGAAAAACACGCTGCGCCCGCGCAAAATCGGCCACGCCGGCACCCTCGACCCGCTGGCCACCGGCCTGCTTATCCTCTGCACTGGCAAGAAAACCAAGGAGATAGACCAGATTCAGGCCCAGGAAAAAGAGTATGAAGGCACCTTCCGGCTAGGCCAGACCACGCCGAGCTTCGACCTCGAAACGCCAGTGGATAGCGAGCAGCCCTGCGCCCACCTCACGGAGGAAGAAATCCGGGCCGCCGCCGCCACATTTCTGGGTAGAATCGAGCAGACGCCGCCGCTATTCTCGGCGGTGAAGGTAGACGGGCAGCGCGCCTACGAGCTGGCCCGCAAGGGTGAGGAAGCAGTTATCAAGTCGAAAACGGTCGAGATTAAAGCGTTTGAAATCACGCGCGTTGCGCTGCCGGAGGTTGATTTTCGGGTGGTCTGCTCGAAGGGCACCTACATCCGCAGCCTGGCCCGCGACCTGGGCGCGGCGCTGGGCTGCGGGGCTCACCTCACG
The genomic region above belongs to Hymenobacter sp. BRD128 and contains:
- the truB gene encoding tRNA pseudouridine(55) synthase TruB, whose protein sequence is MSEKKQLADFDFEQGEVLLLDKPLTWTSFDVVRKVKNTLRPRKIGHAGTLDPLATGLLILCTGKKTKEIDQIQAQEKEYEGTFRLGQTTPSFDLETPVDSEQPCAHLTEEEIRAAAATFLGRIEQTPPLFSAVKVDGQRAYELARKGEEAVIKSKTVEIKAFEITRVALPEVDFRVVCSKGTYIRSLARDLGAALGCGAHLTRLVRTRIGEYRLADAWTVAEVQALRPPRPETVPGTEAGAHSGDRPRRERTRVARVGLDYYAAQQTGQFGPAQHSSTEPT